A single genomic interval of Candidatus Cloacimonas sp. harbors:
- a CDS encoding DUF5309 family protein: MAATGYSYDDKAIREDLLNEIQNLSPRETQLMSGLGTTQAKGVMHEYLIKSLGDVKVNAYVEGQDASYDVQNSSRLYNYTQIFLEGWRVTDTDLAVNRAGGDRKAEEIGDALAELKNDIEYALMRGTLVTGSGSAVRSLRGLKASLSLLTNASGASMSESTFNDYLQMVWDNASTEVNACYMPMYVKRKIAGYTGAATDKNISVDDKRLVNSVDVYASDAASLVKLFKHRYVTVSGDTNYDLVGLDENYAKVAYLIKPHNEEVSRSGLAEKGYVTSELTMEVTHPNAGFLVSNIK, encoded by the coding sequence ATGGCAGCGACGGGATATTCTTACGATGACAAGGCGATTAGGGAGGATTTGTTAAACGAAATCCAGAACTTATCGCCTCGTGAAACACAGCTTATGTCAGGTTTAGGCACTACGCAAGCAAAAGGCGTTATGCACGAATACCTGATTAAGTCTTTAGGTGATGTAAAGGTTAACGCTTATGTCGAAGGACAGGATGCTTCTTACGATGTCCAGAACTCCAGCAGACTTTACAACTACACCCAGATTTTCTTGGAAGGTTGGAGAGTTACTGATACCGACTTAGCCGTTAACAGAGCCGGCGGAGACCGCAAGGCAGAAGAAATTGGCGATGCTTTAGCGGAATTGAAAAATGATATTGAATATGCACTTATGCGTGGAACCTTAGTAACTGGTTCTGGTTCTGCCGTAAGAAGTTTGCGTGGGTTGAAGGCTTCGCTTTCATTACTCACCAATGCTTCCGGTGCGTCAATGTCAGAGTCTACTTTCAATGATTATCTCCAGATGGTTTGGGATAACGCCTCCACCGAGGTAAATGCTTGCTATATGCCGATGTATGTTAAGAGGAAAATAGCGGGTTATACCGGTGCGGCAACTGATAAAAACATTTCTGTCGATGATAAGAGATTGGTGAATAGCGTTGATGTTTATGCTTCTGACGCTGCTTCATTAGTCAAATTATTTAAGCACAGATATGTAACAGTTTCCGGCGACACCAACTACGACCTTGTAGGGTTAGATGAGAATTACGCTAAAGTGGCGTATCTTATCAAGCCTCATAACGAGGAAGTTTCTCGTAGCGGGTTAGCAGAAAAAGGTTATGTAACCAGCGAACTTACGATGGAAGTAACACATCCAAACGCAGGTTTCTTGGTGAGTAACATCAAGTAA